The following are encoded together in the Hydractinia symbiolongicarpus strain clone_291-10 chromosome 14, HSymV2.1, whole genome shotgun sequence genome:
- the LOC130625958 gene encoding trichohyalin-like isoform X2, whose translation MSGIKKLFGGKKKSGNDRGAKGSRESFRSSTGSLPGLSKSSSSLNLAASVESLNGYNLKEKDLSKYLKASWTGDLAKLKQIASKKVNWNECDKEKRSALHLACAKGFEEVVDFLASHGVNVNAKDSEGKTPLSKACESNSTKCVEILLRNGAESNVFDVNHVSPIHVAAALGNVDIGIQLADHDAKLDTKDQNQITPLHLCCGLGNKDFVDFLISEYVGLDCLDSQKRTPLMMACIDGHMDIVEALLDGKADTSLLDKNGNTAEELASINNNVSISRFISEKSKPKSDPLSPIGSIHSPKSPAELFSPVAKSLNDMFSPSGSQTSQSNVFGGPAIDMGGPTFDKSEESRSEPLGDNSWGDSDSDSLTEKKPKGPSLSALMKQKETEAKKSPIKTAENVKASKSKELVDQPKPSTENKTQQKSPKVTQNLNSPTGSENSSPIANMKIQQQSTSKLPWQDNDFSDESESEWGDEGLEKQFAAGVMGKPQHEQLSKTTPASTAKSKENIKKDKETLPHVVPPPPPPDIDFSQASSDFDSSQPEETFSDLPLSGVNGANKIDEKLKKKAKDLFLSKQPKDDENAPDEEDTNWDSTDDEFSEGNNSPNVEKNLKSTQPDTKTSAQKNPASEAKKSLPNKPLSMTPDNDSDWDSESALPSEASEEVIPPQTPEPESEFEPSSSEEAEESDIDLEKLNSKKVENAPSPIGRQVGIFQTEVLTPRGNAENQDVVSDDSEDEIEKQMMGLVSSQKKNVENEQNEIAPRTSTKNVKEQLGLDLGSSVSSVSDPEGLDSNAPAKLDDINNNNLATKQLTEGASKISTGISDDVSTETESEWEVEKRKQREANNGMSDPYEVKKEITDELQDEMLEDDKLEKEKDQQRIDDYEAKRKAHEDRLAAEIAEELRKEMLDENDNVDDLEFDSSSDFSFSQGGGELMDLPDNQNEASLSNDDDGEAELLKQMESKENEYHQEKEKKENQMKRKEKDEGIKTKLQDILERAKSPQSPNKVSELLNEKEADLFKRHEDADNREKEVAKREEENAARVRELENKNKEFQRLEEERMKQIREEEERLNRLKLEQELLKEKEQQLREAEIKKEQLAKETEERQRALQLEEEQRLRKLEEEERLHKERLAKEEEERLKVILQKEKQAREEHERNERLRKEELEKKEEEKRITFEKEKEERLLALEKEEEARKTKLRKIEEEKKLQLQQEEEDRRLALQKEEQEKMSALEKEELLRRENLLKEEEDRRKALQEEEHKRLRALSNEERERRKKIEDKETELSQELLRKKEELKRLQEQETKRIEILAQREAELKSIEQATENKRKMLEEQLLKDQELSRLKLEMEEQKRLEEIEILAKEKEREVEGRLSRMEQERKKKLEEEESRITERLQEQSSLNASLNDIKVERDRWYEELQAEKLKMKNELENELMEEGRKRKRKLSDEERKFREELEKERQEKLIELSNKSAEEQQNLQVEFEKAQKEKEEKFEREFKEREKELLKKLEEDECSRLKLFEDQVRLKEHENEERLKKFEENKRKELEEQRREFLKKIEEETAKNQKNYKEMEKKNRDTYQKKFHELERESRLKEQQLELQIAELRQKQRELSTKEKNTKKKVLTAIPAEEVIVAAVQVEIEQATPGMDMFDDREQENEEDNLRNGNNESKNDLAERLLHSQQQREIAKKKIANIEGRNKKSVDDGNNYANTPISPIKQSPLRYMKGTSTPLGGSQMLDGTFIDNLEEQLFDARRQIDMYRQKTIVQERLKKEMEYDLEEMHRTIDILNQSNNEKDRSHVDVDLELRSVKYKLEQESESKNMAERLCKQLKDQLARSEKKLTRETESRQNFELSNRKLEAELKAREQHILKLQSDLNEVQLVLDTEKQSRCLQQKLYEEQLHQHELILQEAQRTSHDHAKAVSKLEALDETCRNTQTTSDAMKIELAKAKGELSRVLSQLSDHRSQSDEEIKKLRNKLEEKTEALTAAEKNLFQLQLQLQNEKSHKHANEERMTSTLESETNLKKRLEEEIASLKSQLSNSNREIDRIVESKATTDKDMLLLKEKHASEVHQLQKDLNDAKEQLKTSEEKLSSTEAQVSMLTAQLQSTGLALAERKGEVVTAQNNVKETNSYVQQLEENFRNEKLLSHKLETKLEGTNERVTMLQRELDKVEKELTFTKEQFALKDKSASEKQEAVNAYILNVKEDFNKNLVITRDDLNDANTEKNVLTKEREKVLSENMDLRKAVSGLHNEVKILEENKFEIEQHVHEMNSELEKSRHLTDETTKRLVYKSGEVENMRKATFDLQDNLKDLKNQNITAEADLREEKAKAEMLIQELRSANEARENLEALLSDVKGNNIALEEKLHSEALHRSHRQREAEEHKGLWESEVKSRSKLGLKVIEMEKLINNLRSDIEEEKRKTRRALDLKKGSDSKIELYEQRSLQHHKEVSALRNKLKQYQRKVKGYETGESRIPALHAEFDREREAINSNVTKLRRQLDQLSDRLSHEQEMRTNSEKLCRQQMKELTDYKTQDKVHAYEVEKLEKKCRELGNELEEQKKYFNKNYIPQEEIEEFKRALETKARLDLNKKLQEVNMHLEEQSLAREAFEKIRNEKESRARKSFEETVSDLKNELSMVRSTLHEGLAKRDTSEVEAKRYRELFEQERTAKDYLSEKLNLTNDRLSHERSRTNYLFDETINKSKVSKKLFDDELGDDRNRSLLSPRATSLLSDLHHQKLWSTPAALSPHKTAERDYLSLKRRNVLS comes from the exons ATCTGCGCTACATCTAGCTTGTGCTAAGGGCTTTGAAGAAGTTGTTGATTTTCTTGCTAGCCATGGTGTAAATGTGAATGCCAAAGATTCTGAAGGAAAAACTCCATTGTCTAAG gCTTGTGAAAGCAATTCAACAAAATGTGTTGAAATTCTTTTAAGAAATGGTGCGGAAAGCAATGTGTTTGACGTGAATCATGTATCACCCATACATGTTGCAGCGGCTTTAGGAAATGTTGATATTGGAATTCAACTTGCTGATCATGACGCAAAATTGGATACAAAAGATCAG AATCAAATTACTCCACTCCATTTATGCTGTGGACTTGGAAATAaagattttgttgattttttgatATCAGAGTATGTTGGATTGGATTGTCTTGATAGCCAAAAAAG AACACCATTAATGATGGCGTGCATTGATGGGCATATGGATATTGTTGAAGCTTTGCTAGATGGCAAAGCTGACACATCTCTACTCGATAAAAATGGAAATACTGCAGAGGAGCTTGCGAGTATCAACAATAATGTTTC aatcTCTCGGTTCATTTCTGAAAAGTCAAAACCTAAAAGTGATCCTTTATCACCTATTGGTTCTATACATTCACCCAAATCTCCTGCAGAACTATTTTCGCCTGTAGCCAAATCTTTAAATGACATGTTTTCACCATCTGGTTCACAGACTTCACAAAGTAATGTGTTTGGTGGTCCAGCAATTGATATGGGAG GTCCCACATTTGACAAGTCTGAAGAAAG CCGATCAGAGCCACTTGGTGATAATTCATGGGGTGATTCTGATTCAGACTCTTTAACTGAAAAG AAACCTAAAGGTCCCAGTTTGTCTGCCTTgatgaaacaaaaagaaacagaagCTAAAAAAT CTCCAATAAAAACTGCTGAAAATGTCAAAGCGAGTAAATCTAAAGAGCTTGTGGATCAACCAAAACCGTCGACAGAgaacaaaacacaacaaaaatctcCTAAAGTTACACAAAATTTGAATTCGCCTACTGGTAGTGAAAATTCTTCTCCAATAGCAAACATGAAAATACAGCAACAGTCAACGTCGAAGCTACCATGGCAAGATAATGATTTTTCCGATGAAAGTGAGAGTGAG TGGGGAGATGAAGGATTGGAAAAACAGTTTGCGGCTGGTGTAATGGGAAAACCTCAACATGAGCAATTATCCAAGACG ACTCCAGCCTCGACAG ctaaaagtaaagaaaacatCAAGAAGGACAAAGAAACTCTCCCTCATGTTGTACCGCCACCGCCTCCCCCTGACATCGATTTCTCGCAAGCCTCCTCCGATTTTGACTCTTCACAGCCGGAAGAAACTTTTAGTGATCTCCCATTGAGTGGCGTGAATGGGGCAAACAAGATTGAtgagaaattaaaaaagaaagcgaAGGATTTGTTTCTGTCAAAACAACCGAAAGATGATGAGAATGCTCCAGATGAAGAGGATACGAATTGGGACAGTACAGATGACGAATTCTCTGAAGGGAATAATTCACCAAACGttgaaaaaaatcttaaaagcaCACAGCCCGACACCAAAACATCTGCTCAGAAAAACCCAGCTTCAGAAGCAAAAAAATCCCTACCAAATAAACCATTATCAATGACGCCAGACAACGATTCGGATTGGGACAGTGAGTCAGCTTTGCCATCAGAGGCTAGTGAAGAAGTTATACCACCGCAAACGCCTGAACCAGAAAGCGAATTCGAGCCTTCTTCAAGTGAAGAAGCAGAAGAATCAGATATAGATTTGGAGAAACTGAACAGCAAG AAAGTTGAAAATGCACCAAGTCCAATTGGAAGACAAGTAGGGATCTTTCAAACTGAAGTTTTAACACCAAGAGGTAATGCAGAGAATCAGGATGTTGTTAGTGATGATAGTGAAGATGAAATCGAAAAACAAATGATGGGCTTAGTATCTTCGCAAAAGAAGAATGTTGAAAATGAGCAAAATGAAATTGCACCAAGAA CttcaacaaaaaatgtaaaggaACAGCTTGGTTTGGATCTTGGTAGCTCTGTCAGTTCGGTGTCTGATCCGGAAGGTTTAG ATTCCAATGCACCCGCTAAACTTGATGACATCAACAATAATAACTTGGCAACAAAGCAGTTAACAGAAGGTGCTTCAAAGATCAGTACTGGAATTAGTGACGACGTGTCTACTGAAACTGAAAGCGAATGGGAAGTGGAAAAACGAAAGCAAAGAGAAGCCAATAACGGGATGTCAGATCCATATGAAGTTAAAAAAGAGATAACAGACGAGCTGCAAGATGAAATGTTGGAAGATGATAAACTCGAGAAAGAAAAAGATCAGCAACGCATAGATGATTATGAAGCGAAGCGAAAAGCTCATGAAGACAGACTGGCCGCGGAAATCGCTGAAGAACTGCGTAAGGAGATGCTCGACGAAAACGACAATGTGGACGATTTAGAATTCGATAGTTCGAGCGATTTCAGTTTTAGTCAAGGTGGTGGAGAACTTATGGATTTGCCTGATAATCAAAACGAGGCTAGCTTAAGTAACGATGACGATGGTGAAGCTGAGTTGTTGAAACAGATGGAGAGCAAGGAGAATGAGTACCatcaagagaaagaaaaaaaagaaaatcaaatgaaacgaaaagaGAAGGACGAGGGCATCAAAACAAAATTACAAGATATTTTGGAGAGAGCAAAATCTCCTCAGTCTCCGAACAAAGTGTCTGAGTTGCTCAACGAAAAggaggctgatttatttaagcGCCATGAAGATGCGGATAACCGCGAAAAGGAGGTCGCTAAGAGGGAGGAAGAAAATGCTGCACGGGTGAGAGAGctcgaaaataaaaataaagagttTCAGAGACTTGAGGAAGAGAGAATGAAACAGATTCGAGAAGAAGAAGAGCGACTTAACAGGTTAAAACTTGAGCAAGAACTTCTAAAAGAAAAGGAACAACAATTAAGggaagctgaaataaaaaaagagcaGCTCGCTAAAGAAACTGAAGAACGTCAACGAGCTCTTCAACTGGAAGAAGAGCAACGTTTGCGAAAATTGGAAGAAGAAGAGAGGCTGCATAAAGAAAGGTTGGCGAAGGAGGAAGAAGAAAGGCTGAAGGTTATtttgcaaaaagaaaaacaggcgCGAGAAGAACACGAACGAAATGAAAGATTAAGAAAGGAAGAgctagaaaaaaaagaagaagaaaaacgcATTACattcgaaaaagaaaaagaagaaaggttACTTGCGCTGGAAAAAGAAGAGGAGGCGAGGAAAACTAAGTTGAGAAAGATTGAAGAGGAGAAGAAACTTCAGTTGCAGCAGGAAGAAGAAGATAGACGACTCGCTCTGCAGAAAGAAGAGCAGGAAAAAATGAGCGCTCTTGAAAAAGAGGAGTTACTCAGGAGAGAAAACCTTTTAAAGGAAGAAGAAGATAGGAGGAAGGCGTTACAGGAGGAAGAACATAAACGGCTTCGAGCGCTGTCTAATGAAGAAcgagaaagaagaaagaaaattgAGGACAAAGAAACCGAATTGAGTCAGGAATTACTACGAAAGAAAGAAGAACTCAAGAGACTGCAAGAACAAGAAACTAAACGTATTGAAATATTAGCCCAACGTGAAGCAGAGTTAAAGAGTATCGAACAAGCTACTGAGAATAAAAGGAAAATGTTGGAGGAGCAACTTTTAAAAGATCAGGAATTATCCAGACTTAAATTAGAAATGgaagaacagaaacgccttgAGGAGATCGAGATTTTGGCTAAGGAAAAAGAACGAGAAGTGGAGGGTAGGTTAAGTAGAATGGAGCAGGAACGGAAGAAGAAGCTGGAAGAAGAAGAGAGTAGAATAACTGAACGTTTGCAAGAACAGTCGTCACTTAATGCTAGTCTGAATGATATAAAAGTAGAGAGAGACCGGTGGTATGAGGAGTTGCAAGCAGAAAAATTGAAGATGAAAAACGAGCTTGAAAACGAGCTGATGGAAGAAGGACGCAAACGAAAAAGAAAGTTGAGTGACGAGGAAAGAAAGTTTCGCGAAGAGCTTGAAAAAGAACGCCAAGAGAAATTGATCGAGTTGTCAAATAAAAGCGCGGAAGAACAACAAAATTTGCAGGTTGAGTTCGAGAAAGCACAGAAGGAGAAAGAGGAGAAATTTGAGAGGGAGttcaaagagagagaaaaagaacttttaaaaaagctaGAGGAGGACGAATGCAGCCGTTTGAAACTATTCGAAGACCAAGTAAGGCTTAAAGAACATGAGAATGAAGAAAGATTGAAGAAATTCGaggaaaataaaagaaaggAGCTGGAGGAACAAAGGCgtgaatttttgaaaaagataGAGGAGGAAACAGCTAAGaatcagaaaaattataaagaaaTGGAGAAAAAGAATCGCGATACATACCAAAAAAA ATTTCATGAATTGGAAAGAGAGTCTCGTCTAAAAGAACAACAACTCGAACTTCAAATTGCTGAACTTCGCCAGAAACAAAGGGAGCTGTCGACAAAGGAGAAAAACACGAAGAAAAAAG tGTTGACCGCTATACCAGCTGAAGAGGTAATCGTGGCGGCTGTACAAGTGGAGATTGAGCAAGCAACACCTGGTATGGACATGTTTGATGACAGAGAACAGGAGAATGaagaagataatttaagaaatggaaataatgaaag CAAAAATGATTTGGCAGAAAGATTGCTTCACTCCCAACAACAACGAGAAATtgctaaaaagaaaattgcGAATATCGAAGGTCGTAACAAGAAAAG TGTTGACGATGGCAATAATTACGCAAATACTCCAATAtca CCAATCAAACAAAGTCCATTACGCTATATGAAAGGTACCTCGACACCGCTTGGTGGAAGTCAAATGCTTG ATGGAACATTCATTGATAATTTGGAAGAGCAGCTTTTTGATGCTAGACGTCAAATTGATATGTATCGTCAAAAAACAATCGTTCAGGAACGCTTGAAGAAAGAAATGGAATATGATTTAGAAGAAATGCACAG AACGATTGATATCTTAAACCAATCTAACAACGAGAAGGATAGATCGCATGTGGATGTTGATTTGGAATTGCGAAGTGTAAAATACAAACTGGAACAAGAAAGTGAAAGCAAGAACATGGCGGAAAGGCTGTGTAAACAATTAAAAGACCAACTGGCAAGATCAGAGAAGAAGCTGACAAG AGAGACGGAGTCAAGACAAAATTTTGAACTTTCCAACCGTAAACTTGAAGCTGAGCTAAAAGCACGGGAACAGCACATACTCAAATTACAATCTGATCTTAATGAAGTGCAGTTGGTGTTGGATACAGAGAAGCAATCACGCTGTTTGCAG CAAAAATTATACGAAGAACAACTACACCAACACGAACTAATTCTCCAAGAAGCTCAGCGCACTTCACACGACCATGCCAAAGCTGTATCCAAGCTGGAAGCACTGGATGAAACTTGTCGTAATACGCAAACAACATCAGATGCAATGAAAATAGAACTCGCCAAAGCCAAG GGAGAATTGTCTCGAGTTTTATCTCAGTTATCCGATCACCGTTCCCAGTCTGATGAAGAAATCAAGAAGCTACGAAATAAATTGGAAGAAAAGACTGAAGCATTG ACTGCTGCAGAGAAAAATTTGTTTCAACTTCAACTGCAACTACAAAATGAGAAATCACACAAGCATGCTAACGAAGAAAGAATGACATCAACGTTGGAGAGTGAAACGAATTTGAAGAAACGTTTAGAAGAAGAG ATTGCTTCATTAAAATCTCAACTCAGCAATTCTAATCGCGAAATTGACCGAATCGTCGAGAGTAAAGCAACAACAGACAAAGATATGCTGCTACTGAAAGAAAAACACGCATCTGAGGTGCACCAATTGCAAAAAGATTTGAACGACGCGAAAGAACAGTTAAAG ACATCAGAAGAGAAACTGTCGTCCACCGAAGCACAAGTTAGCATGCTTACTGCACAA ttgCAAAGCACAGGCCTGGCTCTTGCGGAAAGAAAAGGAGAAGTGGTTACAGCGCAAAATAATGTTAAAGAAACCAATAGTTATGTTCAACAATTAGAAGAAAACTTTCGAAATGAAAAA CTTTTATCACATAAATTGGAGACAAAATTGGAAGGTACTAATGAAAG ggtGACCATGCTTCAAAGGGAGTTGGATAAAGTAGAAAAGGAATTGACGTTTACGAAAGAACAGTTCGCGTTGAAAGATAAAAGTGCCAGTGAGAAGCAG GAAGCAGTTAATGCGTACATACTGAACGTGAAAGAAGATTTTAACAAG AATTTGGTGATTACGAGAGACGATTTGAATGATGCTAATACtgaaaaaaacgttttaacCAAG gagAGGGAAAAAGTATTATCTGAGAACATGGATCTAAGAAAAGCAGTTTCTGGATTACATAATGAG GTGAAAATTCTcgaagaaaataaatttgaaattgAACAACATGTACATGAAATGAACTCAGAATTAGAAAAATCGAGACATTTAACAGACGAGACTACTAAACGTCTTGTATACAAATCTGGCGAAGTGGAAAATATGAGAAAAGCAACC TTCGACTTacaagataatttaaaagacctgaaaaatcaaaatataacGGCAGAGGCCGATCTTCGTGAAGAAAAAGCGAAAGCTGAAATGCTGATACAAGAACTTCGATCCGCGAACGAG GCTCGTGAAAATTTAGAAGCATTGTTATCAGACGTGAAGGGAAACAACATAGCGCTGGAAGAGAAGCTACATTCAGAAGCGCTGCATAGATCACATCGACAGAGAGAAGCGGAAGAACACAAAGGATTATGGGAATCAGAAGTGAAATCAAGATCTAAACTTGGGCTAAAG GTTATTGAAATGGAGAAATTAATCAACAACTTGAGAAGCGATATCGAAGAG GAGAAACGCAAAACAAGAAGAGCTTTGGATTTAAAGAAGGGATCAGACAGCAAAATTGAGTTATATGAACAAAG ATCATTACAACACCACAAAGAAGTTTCTGCATTGAGAAATAAGTTAAAGCAGTACCAACGAAAAGTGAAG GGGTATGAAACTGGAGAATCTCGTATTCCTGCCCTTCATGCCGAATTTGATCGAGAACGTGAAGCAATAAATTCGAATGTTACTAAATTACGACGTCAG TTGGACCAATTATCAGATCGATTGAGTCATGAGCAGGAGATGAGAACGAATTCTGAAAAGCTATGTCGGCAACAAATGAAAG AATTAACTGACTACAAAACACAAGATAAG GTTCACGCGTATGAAGTGGAGAAGTTGGAAAAGAAATGTCGCGAATTAGGAAACGAGCtggaagaacaaaagaaatattttaacaagAATTACATCCCCCAAGAAGAAATTGAAGAGTTTAAACGCGCTTTGGAAACGAAG gcgCGACttgatttgaataaaaaattacagGAAGTGAACATGCATCTTGAAGAACAA TCTCTCGCTCGTGAAGCTTTCGAGAAAATACGAAACGAAAAGGAGTCCAGAGCTCGTAAATCTTTCGAAGAAACGGTTTCGGATCTAAAG AATGAATTAAGCATGGTGCGTTCAACTTTGCACGAAGGTTTGGCAAAGCGAGACACATCTGAGGTTGAGGCAAAAAGATATAGA GAGTTATTTGAACAAGAACGAACTGCAAAAGATTATCTCTCGGAAAAACTAAACCTGACAAATGATCGTCTAAG TCATGAACGAAGTCGAACAAATTACTTATTTGACGAAACCATAAACAAATCAAAAGTTTCCAAAAAG TTATTCGACGATGAGTTGGGAGATGATAGAAACCGATCGCTGCTCTCACCTCGAGCCACAA gtttacTTAGCGATTTACATCACCAAAAGTTGTGGAGCACGCCTGCGGCTTTGTCGCCTCACAAAACAGCTGAAAGAGATTACCTATCGCTCAAACGACGGAATGTGCTAAGCTGA